The Streptococcus suis DNA window AATCACAATTGTTGCTAAAATGTAGAGGATGGCCATGAACGGAACAACCTTGGTTGATACTTTGGAAATTGTTTCGATACCACCAAAGATGATGACAGCCACTAGAACGGCCAAGAGGATACTAATCAACTGCGGCGATAAACCAAAGCTTACTTCTAATGAAGAAGTAATTGAATTGACCTGTGAAAATGTCCCAATCCCCAAAAGAGCCACCAGAACTCCAGAAATGGCAAAGAAGATTGCTAGGGGTTTCCATTTCTGTCCCATACCAATGGTGATATAATGCATTGGTCCACCTGCCGCATGACCATCTGCATCCCTAGTTCTGTACTTGATTGCTAGAAATCCTTCCGCATACTTCGTTGCCATACCAAAGAATGCAGCAACCCACATCCAGAAAAGGGCTCCAGGACCACCTGTAGTAATGGCAGTTGCCACCCCGACAATATTTCCTGTCCCGACAGTCGCTGCAAGAGCTGTACACAATGCCGCAAAACTCGACACATCCCCTTGACCAGACTGATCACTTGAGAAAATCAAACGAAAAGCTGTGGGTAGTTTACTTAGTTGAAACAATCCTAAACGAATGGTGAAATAAACACCTGTACCTACTAAAAGCAATAGCAGTGGCGGTCCCCAAACAAAGTTGTTGATGGCCTTAAATAGTTCTAACATAATTCCTCCGAAAAAATAGGTCTAGATAAAGCTTTTGGAAAAACTAAAAAGAGGCTGAACAATTCAACCTCTAGATGTAATGCGAAAAATATAGGAAAACCCTACATTAATACGCTCTGTCCTTTTACCTGAGAGTTTGAGTAGGATTACTTTTCCATTCAGCAACCCCACCTTGCCCCTTCGGTGCCATGATGGTCTCTCCAGAGTTCCGTCCTGTGAACAGTCAGCAATCCTTCCTATTCACTATCAACCGGTTATTCAGTTTTATCTTGCCTATATTTTAATCCTATTTCAAGAAAAAATCAAGAGAATTTTCAGAAAAATCAAGAAAGAATATCTAAAAACAGTCCATATCCTGCTTCTTCCATTTCCTCTCTCGGTATGAAACGAAGGGCTGCTGAGTTGATACAGTAACGGAGACCGCCTTTATCACGCGGTCCGTCATCAAAGACATGACCTAAATGAGCATGACCAGCCCGACTACGGACTTCAATACGGTTCATGCCATGGGACTTATCTTGGAAATAAGTCGCAACTTCTTTGCTGATTGGTTTGGTAAAGGAGGGCCAGCCGCAACCTGAATCGAATTTGTCCGTCGAGAGAAAGAGCGGCTCGCCAGTCGTAATATCGACGTAGATGCCAGCTTGTTCACTATTCCAAAACTCATTTTCGAAGGGTCTTTCCGTCGCAGCTTCTTGAGTGACTCGATACTGGAGGTCGGTCAAGCTGTCTTTTAAGACTTGCTGGTCTGGCTTTTGGTAGTCTGCAACATCAATCAGAGGGATTTTTGCCTGCCCAAGATCGATATGGCAGTACCCTTGGGGATTTTTCTTCAAATAATCCTGATGGTAATCTTCGGCGGGGATGTAATGCGCGAGTGGCTCCACTTCAACGGCTAGGGGGCGTCCACCAAAGAGCTGGGACTGCTCCGTCATGACTTGCTCGATGGTCGGCAAATCAACCTCATCTGTATAATAGATACCAGTCCGATACTGGCGCCCCTTGTCAGGTCCCTGCTGATTGACAGAGAAGGGATCAATGACACGGAAATAGTAGAGGAGAATTTCCCGCAAATTGATACGAGTCTCATCATAGGCTAGATAGAGCGTCTCTGCGTGGTCTGTTTGTTTGAGGAGTTGATAATTGGTCGTCTCCACCTGTCCATTGGCATAGCCAACGCTGGTGTCAAGAATACCATCGATCTGGGAAAAGTAGCCTTCCATTCCCCAGAAACAACCGCCTGCTAGATAAATTTCTTTCATGTGAACTCCTTCTTATCTGCAAGCGTGGTTTCGTTACTCTTACAGATTTTTTTCTTTCATTTCTGCCTCCATTTTGAGGCGTTGAACCTTCATAGTCGCAGTACGTGGAATGACGTCATAAGCCATCAAGATGGTTTCTTTCAATAGTGGTAGGTCTGCAACCATGGCCCACCAAGCTTCCCAGTTCATCTCAGCATCGTCTGCCAGAGCGATAATCGGCTGCGGTGCACCATTGATATCGCGGATAATCACGACTTCTGATAAAAAGTCCAATTTTTCCAACAATACATCTTCCAAGGCAAGGATGCTGCCGATATGCTCAATGAGGTCAACCTGACGGTCTTTTAGAAGAAGTGTACCCTCTGGATTCATGCAGCCGTAGTCACCACTATCCCGCCAAGCACCGTACACATTATCTTGGAAGCGGGCATCTTCTTTATAGTAGGTCACAGCACGTCCTTTTGACAGGAACTGAATGTGGCCGTTTTCTCCAGCTGGGAGAGGATTCCCTTGGGCATCTGTGATGCGTGCTTCTGTGTAACCTTCCAGACCAATCCCCATATCTCGTCCACTAACTGTTCCTAGATTTTCCAAGTGATGGTAACGTAAAATCATTGGACCACATTCACTTTGACCATAAACCTGCATAAAGACTGGAAGTTGCTCTTTAGAAGCCTCCAAGAAGGCGCGAAGCGTACCAATATTGATAGCATCAAAGGTCGAATGGTAATAACGAATGCTACTAAAGACCTCTGGTTTTTCCTTGGCCAATCTTGCCCATTGGACAAAGTTATTAGGATGGGTTTCCAGAGCACTTGGACGATGAAGAGCAAGCGCCCGTTCAAGATCATCTTTTCTTGCAGAAGAAAGCGGGTAGAGGGGGAATCCTAACCCAATCGCCGACGACACGCTGATATTATAGCGTGAATGAACAGGAGAGATATGGAAGGCCAGCAAGCCTCTCTCCGTCATCTTGTCAAAAATAGTTTGTTGCCAAGCTACTCGCCAACCCATGGTCTGTGCTGTGTGGCAGATTAATTTTGGAACACCTGTCGTTCCTGAAGTATGGGTCATGTATTGAATGACATCTTCTGGCAGGAGATTTTCTTCAAAAGCAACTGTTTCTTGCACTAGGACTTGGGGTAAAAATACCTTTGTTACCAGGTCAGTTCGAGTCACTCCTGCTACACGTTCTTCCGTTTCTTGGTCGTAGAGAATGAAAGACTTTTCCAATCGCTCCGCAAACACATCTAAATTCGAAGATGGCAAATGATAGGAAATCATAACAGGAACAGCACCCAATGCCGTTACCGCTACTGCTACCAAATAGGTGTCGAAAGCTGGGCTCTTATACAGAACCACCTTGTCTCCATAGCCAACAATACCTGCCTCTGCAAATTGGGCAGCTCTTTTTTGAATGGCCTCAAAAACGGTTTGATAGGTATTTTCCAATCCTAATTCAGAGAAGGATGCATAGGGTTGGTCAAAATAAATGGTAACATTTGGAAACTCTTGAGCTGCTGATTTAAACTGACGATAGAGATTTAATGGTTTGTAACTAATAGTTGACAAAGATAAGGTTATTATAATATCTTGTGTCAACCTTCACAATCCGTTTTTTTGAACATGCTTTCAGTTGTGAAAAAAACAAGCAGCGAATCTGAGCCCACTACTTGCTTTCATTTTCAATTAGCCAATTTCAGCTAAAATCGCTTTGATTTGCTCCTTCGTATGAACACCAGCAACTTGTTTTACAACTTGTCCATCTTTTTTGAACAGAAGTGTTGGGATAGACATGATACCAAACTGACGAGCTGTGTTTGGATTTTCATCTACATCCATTTTATAAATACGTAATTCGTCTTCGTCCACTTCACCATCTAATTGTTCCAAGATTGGTGCTTGCATACGACAAGGGCCACACCATGGTGCCCAAAAGTCAACAAGGACTACGCCTTCTTGTGTTTCAACTTCAAAGTTTGCATCTGTAACAACTTGAACCATACAATTCTCCGTTTCTTTTTTTGTACTATTATTCTACACCAAATGAAGAGAGAATGCGAATTTTTGCTACGGAGGATAATGTGAGTCATATTTTTAGAAAAATAAGTTGTTTAGCTTTATAGTCAACTTGAGCATGACCGCAGTTGCATAAAGAATTAGATGGAATCCACTATTTATCAGTTCCAGTTGAAGTACTGAAATATCCCAATTACTTGGGCAATACTATATCACCTGATATTATTCATCTATACCTTATTATTTTACTTAAACGTCACAATAGTACAGCCTGATCCACCTGCATTTTGTGGGGCATAGCCGAACTCCTTGACTTGCTTGTTTCGACGAAGGTACTTTGTCACCCCTTCTCGGATAACTCCAGTACCAATACCGTGAACAATATCGACTTGTGCCAGATTGTTGAGAAGGGCTTGGTCGATAAATTC harbors:
- a CDS encoding acetate--CoA ligase is translated as MSTISYKPLNLYRQFKSAAQEFPNVTIYFDQPYASFSELGLENTYQTVFEAIQKRAAQFAEAGIVGYGDKVVLYKSPAFDTYLVAVAVTALGAVPVMISYHLPSSNLDVFAERLEKSFILYDQETEERVAGVTRTDLVTKVFLPQVLVQETVAFEENLLPEDVIQYMTHTSGTTGVPKLICHTAQTMGWRVAWQQTIFDKMTERGLLAFHISPVHSRYNISVSSAIGLGFPLYPLSSARKDDLERALALHRPSALETHPNNFVQWARLAKEKPEVFSSIRYYHSTFDAINIGTLRAFLEASKEQLPVFMQVYGQSECGPMILRYHHLENLGTVSGRDMGIGLEGYTEARITDAQGNPLPAGENGHIQFLSKGRAVTYYKEDARFQDNVYGAWRDSGDYGCMNPEGTLLLKDRQVDLIEHIGSILALEDVLLEKLDFLSEVVIIRDINGAPQPIIALADDAEMNWEAWWAMVADLPLLKETILMAYDVIPRTATMKVQRLKMEAEMKEKNL
- the trxA gene encoding thioredoxin — translated: MVQVVTDANFEVETQEGVVLVDFWAPWCGPCRMQAPILEQLDGEVDEDELRIYKMDVDENPNTARQFGIMSIPTLLFKKDGQVVKQVAGVHTKEQIKAILAEIG
- the msrB gene encoding peptide-methionine (R)-S-oxide reductase, whose protein sequence is MKEIYLAGGCFWGMEGYFSQIDGILDTSVGYANGQVETTNYQLLKQTDHAETLYLAYDETRINLREILLYYFRVIDPFSVNQQGPDKGRQYRTGIYYTDEVDLPTIEQVMTEQSQLFGGRPLAVEVEPLAHYIPAEDYHQDYLKKNPQGYCHIDLGQAKIPLIDVADYQKPDQQVLKDSLTDLQYRVTQEAATERPFENEFWNSEQAGIYVDITTGEPLFLSTDKFDSGCGWPSFTKPISKEVATYFQDKSHGMNRIEVRSRAGHAHLGHVFDDGPRDKGGLRYCINSAALRFIPREEMEEAGYGLFLDILS